DNA from Candidatus Eremiobacteraceae bacterium:
TCGTCGATGGGCTCGGTGTGCGCGAGCACGCTGGCGCTGATGGACGCGGGCGTGCCGCTTGCCAAGCACGTCGGCGGCGTCGCCATGGGACTCATCCTCAAGGACGGCCGCCCCGGCATCCTCACCGACATCCAAGGTCTTGAAGATGCGCTGGGCGAGATGGACTTCAAGGTCGCCGGCACCGTCGACGGCATCACCGCCATGCAGATGGACATCAAGGTGCAGGGCGTCACGATCGACATCATGCGCAAGGCGATGGCGCAGGCGCACGAGAGCCGGCTGTTCATCATCGGCAAGCTCAAGGAGGCGATCGCGACACCTCGCCGCGGACTGTCCAAGTACGCGCCGCGCATGATCGTGCTCGAGATCCATCCCGACAAGATCAAAGACGTGATCGGCCCCGGCGGCAAGATCATCAACAAGATCGTCGCCGAGACCGGCGCCAAGATCGACATCGAAGACGACGGCCGCGTGTTCCTCGCCTCGCCGGATGCGGCGTCGGCGGAGAAAGCGCGCCGCATGGTCGAGGACATCGTCAAGGACGTCGAGATCGGCGAGGTCTACACCGGCGTGGTCAAGCGCATCATGAACTTCGGCGCCTTCGTGCAGATATTGCCGGGCAAAGAAGGCCTGGTGCACATCTCGCAGCTCGCGCCGCATCGCGTCAATCGCGTCGAAGATGAAGTCAACATCGGCGACGAGGTCGTGGTCCAGGTGCGCGAGATCGACGAAAAGGGCCGCATCAACCTGACGCGCAAACACGCGGCAGAAACGGCCAAGCACTAGATCCTTCGGGAGGGAAGACCAATGCTGCCATACAGATCGAGCGGAGTTGTGGCGGCGTTGGTCGCTCTCGCGCTCGCAGGCCCGATGGCTGCGCTCGCGAGCCAGACGGTGCCGTCGGGCTCCGGGCTCAACGGCAGTCTCAACGTCGCGCTCGACACGAAAAGCTCGTACGCGGGCCAGCCGGTCTCGATCACGGTAGTCGGACCGTACCCGAACGGGATCTCAGCGCTTGCAGGCGCGACCGTCTACGGTCACGTCGGCAGCGTCGTTCCCGGCGGGCGCGGCACGAATCCGCAACTGTCCATCATCTTGGACAAGATCAGATTCTCGAACGGCTCGTCCGAATCTCTGGGCGCAGTCGTCAACCACCTCGATCCGCAGAAGGATAAGAGGGGCCGCGTGCTGCTCGGCACGGCCGGCGGCATGTTCTTGGGCAACTGGGCGGGCAAAGCGCTGTTCGGCGGGAGCGCAGGCGGCGCGGTCGGCGCGGCCACCGGCTTTCTGCTCAGCTCCAACAACAAGTCGGACTTCCACGTGCCCGCGGGATCGCCGGTCGGCGTCCAGCTGACGCGATCGCTGTCGGTGCCCTAACCCCGGTCGCTTCCTAGAGCAGGCCTGCGGCTCGCTGCAGCTCGACCAACGCGGTGCTCTGATCGGCCAGCGCGGTCGCGTATTGCACCTGCGTCTGCGCGAAGGCGAGCAGCGAATCGGTGAGATCGAGCGCGGTTCCCACACCGGAACGATAGCGCAGCTGCGTCACACGCAGGCTTTCGGCCGCTGAGACCTGGCCGGAGTTGGCTGCGCCGACCGCGGCTTGCGCGGCGACGTAGTTGAAATACGCCTGGCGCACCTGCAGATCCACGTTGTTACGCAGCTCCTGAAGGTTGATCTTCGCCTTGTCCACGTCGGCGTTGGCCTGCGCGACTTTGCCGTGCGTGAGGCCGCCGTCGAACAGCTTCCAGGTGGCGGCGAGCGTCTCGGAAAGCTGCGGCTGCGGCACGTTGATGAAGTTTGGCTTGCTCGAAGCCTCGGAGATGCCGAGCGAGACGATCGGGAGGGCTCCCGAGCGCGCCTCCTGCACCGAACGTTCGGCGATGGTGACCGCGTCGATCGCGGCTGCGATCTCTGGGCGGCGCGTCTGGCCGTCATGCAGCAGGTCTGCGAGCTTGTACGCAGGCGGGTTGATCTCGAGCTTTTGCGTCGGGTTGATGCTGCTGCCCAGATCGATGTTCAAGACGTTGGCGAGCGTCGCATTGGCGAGGTCGGCCGAGTTGTGGGCGCGCACCGCTGCGACTTGCGCGTTTGCCAGCGCGACCTCTTGGCGCAGCACGTCCGCCTTGGCCGCCGTTCCTGCGGCGAACAGCTGCTGCGACGTCGTCAGGTTCTGCTGGCCGAGCACCACCGCTTCGTCGCTGATCGTCGCGTTGCGCTGCGCCAGCGCGAGCGCGAAGTAGGCGTCCGTCGTCTGCGTGATGACGTCGTCGCGCGCCGCGGCGTATTCGCTCTGCGCGCCGGAGTAGTTGGCCGCAGCCGCTCCGATCGCGGCCTGCACCGCGCCGCCGGTGTAGATCGCGTACTGCAGCGTCGCATTGACGTTGTTCGTGTTGGTGGCTGAGAACAGGCTCTTCTGCAGCACCGGCGGGCCGCTCGGCTGCGGCACGGGGATGAAGAAAAACGCCGGATCCTGCGTGTGCACGTAGGAATAGCCGGCGGAGACCGACGGAAACGCGTTGCCGCGCGCTTGGATGAGCTGGGCCTGTGCGATCTTGACGTCTTGTGCGGCGGCTTGATAGGTCAAATTGTTGGCCAGCGCCATCGAGATCGCGTCTTGCAGGCCCAGGGGCAGGAGCGACGCGCTGGGCGACGGAGTCGGGGTCGGCGTTGGCGCCGCAGCGGCGCGCGACGGTGAAACCCCCGCGATCGCGAGCGCGATGAGCGTCGCGGCCGTCGCGCTGGCCGCCATTCTGATGATAGCGTTCACAGACCGGTGTCGTTTCGCTCTGACTGTCATGATTCCTAATTTGCCCGGAAAAAACGAAGGGAAGCGGTCATTGGAGGCCGCTTCCCGCACGCGTGGAGATCCCGCTTAGGCTGCCGATGCACTCGCCATCGCGGGGGCTGACGCCAGCTGGAACACACGGGACAAACCGGTGAGCTCCATGACGCGCCGGATGTGCGGCTGCGAAGCTTGGACGCGGACGTCGCCGCCGCGGTTGCGGGCGAGGCGCAGCGTGGCGATCAGCGCCGCGAGGCCGCCCGAGTTGAGCGCGCCCACCTTATCGAGGTCGATGGTGAGATTGATCCGCCCACCCTGGACGGCGCGCGCCAATTGCCGGCGCGCGAGCTTGCCGCCCGCGTCGTCGAGGTCGCCGACCAAAGCGACGCGCGCTGCGGTCTCATTGCCGAGGTCGGTTAGTTTTACTTGAAGCATCTGGTCTAGGCCCCTGATTGAAATGGGTACGCACGGTTGTTTTGTAGGCCACCGTACTGTTTACCGGCTAATCATAACCCGGCTGACAGTAAATTGCAAGACAGTTTCCCAAGGCATATCTGTGTCCCATATTGCGGTCCAAAACGCTGTCATACCGGTTCAGCTCTTAGACGAATAAGGGAGGCCTCCGGACGACATCCTTATGCGCTTGCACTGCGACCTATCGCGAAGCGTTTCGTCGCGGCCGAAGTGTTTCGCGGTGCGTGATAAGAACAAGCGGTGCTGTGTTCGACACCCTTCGATCGTTCGTCGACGCCCTGCGCGCCGCGGGCGAGCTGCGCGAGATCCAGGCCCAGGTCGATCCGCACCTCGAGATCACCGAGATCGCGGACCGCTGTATGAAGCGAGACGATGGCGGTCCGGCGCTGTTGTTCTCCGACGTCAAGGGATCGCGCTTTCCGCTGCTGATCAACGCCTTCGGGTCGCCGGCACGCATGGCGCGCGCGCTCGGCGTCGGCACGCTGGACGAATTGGGCGCGAAAGTCGGCAAGCTGCTCGAGCTCGTCAAGCCCGGTGGTTCGTCCGGGGCGCTCTCCAAACTCTTCGAGGCGCGCGAGCTGCTGGGTATCGCGCCCAAGACGGTGCGCTCGGGCGCTTGCCAAGAGGTCGTCGCGCAGGACGAGGAGGTAGACCTGCGCGAGCTGCCGGTGCTGACGTGCTGGCCGATGGACGGCGGTCCGTACATCACGCTGCCGCTCGTCTTCACGAAGAACGAGCAGACCGGCGAGCAGAACGTCGGGATGTATCGCATGCAGGTGTACGACGCCCGCACCACCGGCATGCACTGGCAGCGCCACAAACACGGGCGCGAACATCAAGATGCGGCCGGGCCGGGCCGGCGCATGCCGGTCGCGGTCGCGCTCGGCGGTGACCCCGCGTTGACGTACGCGGCGAGCGCTCCGCTGCCGTCAGGCCTGGACGAGATGCTGCTCGCCGGTTTCTTGCGCGGCCGGGCGGTGCCGATGGTCGCCTGCAAGACCGTCGATCTGCGCGTGCCGGCCGATGCCGACTTCGTGCTCGAAGGCTACGTCGACAACGACGAATTGCGCCGCGAAGGTCCCTTCGGCGACCACACCGGCGTGTATTCGCTCGCCGAGGACTATCCGGTCTTCCATGTCACCTGCATGACCCGCCGGCGCGATCCCATCTATGTGACCACGATCGTCGGCAAGCCGCCGATGGAGGATGCGTGGCTGGGCAAGGCGACGGAGCGGCTATTCTTACCGATTCTCAAACAGATGCTGCCCGAGGTCGTCGACTACAATCTGCCGGTCGAGGGCGGCTTCCAAAACCTCGTGATCGTGTCGATCCGCAAGCGCTATCCCGGCCAGGCCAAGAAGGTGATGTACGCGCTGTGGGGGTTGGGCCACATGATGATGTTGACGCGCAACGTCATCGTCGTCGACGCCGACGTCGACGTGCAGAACGTCCGCGACGTCGCCTGGGTGACCCTCAACAACGTCGATGCCGGTCGCGATCTGGTCTTCGCGCCCGGTCCCGTGGACGCGCTCGATCACGCCGCGCCGCTGCCGTCGCTTGGCACGAAGCTCGGCATCGACGCCACCCGCAAAGGCGCTGACGAAGGCTACATGCGGCAGTGGCCGCCCGACATCATCATGTCGGACGATGTGAAAGCGCTCGTCACGCGACGCTGGGCCGAGTATGGCCTGTCCGCACCGGAGCCGCGCACATGAACAGGCTGCGCGCCTTCGTGCGCGACATCAAACCCGAACACACGCTGTTCGCGCTGCCCTTCGCGTATGCCGGCGCGCTTTTGGCGCAAGGCGGCATACCGTCACTGCGCACGCTGGCGTGGATCACGCTGGCCGTGTTGGGCGCGCGCACCGCGGCGATGGCCGCGAATCGCCTGCTCGACGCGCGCATCGACGCGCGCAACCCGCGCACGGCCGCTCGCCCGCTGGCGACCGGCGAGCTGCGCCCGGCCACGATGATCTGGGCGACGGTCATCGGCGTCGCCCTGCTCACGCTCGCCGCATGGCAGCTCAATCCGCTGTGCCTGTCGCTCGTGCCGCTGGGCGCGCTGGCGCTGGTCGCCTATCCGCTGGTCAAGCGCTTCTCGTGGGGCGTGCATTTCTTGCTCGGCGCGGTTGACGCGCTCGCGCCGCTGGGCGCCTGGTTGGCCGTCACCGGCCGGTTCGAGTGGCAGGCCTTGATCCTGTTCTTGGCGGTGACGCTCTGGGTCGCGGGCTTCGACATCTTGTACGCGCTGATGGATTATGATTTCGACGTGCGCGAGGGCATCCGCTCGATCCCCGCTCGCTTCGGCACGCACACAGGACGCCGCTTGCCGCTCGTGCTGCACGGCATCATGCTCGTGCTGCTCGCTTGGCTGGGCTTCGCGGTGCACGCCCATCCGCTGTACTGGTTCGGGCTGGCCGCCGGAATCGTGCTGGTCGGCTACGAAGTCTTCCTCATCGACCGCCGCAGCGGCGACGTATTCGCCCTCAACGCGGCGGTTTTCAACGCCAACATGACCTTCTCGGTCATCTTCCTGGTGACGACGCTCGCATCGCTCGTGCTCGCGCAGCTGCCGCCAGGCTCCTCGTGATAGAAAAGGATCCGATGCGCCACGTCTTCCTCAGGCGTCTCGCCGCCGCAGCTCTCGCCGCTTTCGCCGCAGGCCTCGTCAAGGGACCCGCGCTGGCGGATTTTCCGCCGTACGCCAAGGTCGTCGGCATCGCGCTCGTCGCGCCGCTCTCCGGCGACCAAAAAGCCTACGGGCTGCAGCTCTCCAACGGCATGAACCTCGCGATCGATCTATGGAACGAAAAGCGCAACTTAGCCGACTTCGGCTACGTCTTCCATTCGTTCGACGACCAGGGCGATCCGGGCGTGGCGCAGCAGCAGGCTGACTTCTCGATGGTGGACCCGCAGACGGCTGTCGTCGTGGGTCACGTCGGCGCGGAAGAGACGTTCCTCTCGC
Protein-coding regions in this window:
- a CDS encoding UbiA-like polyprenyltransferase is translated as MNRLRAFVRDIKPEHTLFALPFAYAGALLAQGGIPSLRTLAWITLAVLGARTAAMAANRLLDARIDARNPRTAARPLATGELRPATMIWATVIGVALLTLAAWQLNPLCLSLVPLGALALVAYPLVKRFSWGVHFLLGAVDALAPLGAWLAVTGRFEWQALILFLAVTLWVAGFDILYALMDYDFDVREGIRSIPARFGTHTGRRLPLVLHGIMLVLLAWLGFAVHAHPLYWFGLAAGIVLVGYEVFLIDRRSGDVFALNAAVFNANMTFSVIFLVTTLASLVLAQLPPGSS
- a CDS encoding TolC family protein, which produces MNAIIRMAASATAATLIALAIAGVSPSRAAAAPTPTPTPSPSASLLPLGLQDAISMALANNLTYQAAAQDVKIAQAQLIQARGNAFPSVSAGYSYVHTQDPAFFFIPVPQPSGPPVLQKSLFSATNTNNVNATLQYAIYTGGAVQAAIGAAAANYSGAQSEYAAARDDVITQTTDAYFALALAQRNATISDEAVVLGQQNLTTSQQLFAAGTAAKADVLRQEVALANAQVAAVRAHNSADLANATLANVLNIDLGSSINPTQKLEINPPAYKLADLLHDGQTRRPEIAAAIDAVTIAERSVQEARSGALPIVSLGISEASSKPNFINVPQPQLSETLAATWKLFDGGLTHGKVAQANADVDKAKINLQELRNNVDLQVRQAYFNYVAAQAAVGAANSGQVSAAESLRVTQLRYRSGVGTALDLTDSLLAFAQTQVQYATALADQSTALVELQRAAGLL
- a CDS encoding menaquinone biosynthesis decarboxylase codes for the protein MFDTLRSFVDALRAAGELREIQAQVDPHLEITEIADRCMKRDDGGPALLFSDVKGSRFPLLINAFGSPARMARALGVGTLDELGAKVGKLLELVKPGGSSGALSKLFEARELLGIAPKTVRSGACQEVVAQDEEVDLRELPVLTCWPMDGGPYITLPLVFTKNEQTGEQNVGMYRMQVYDARTTGMHWQRHKHGREHQDAAGPGRRMPVAVALGGDPALTYAASAPLPSGLDEMLLAGFLRGRAVPMVACKTVDLRVPADADFVLEGYVDNDELRREGPFGDHTGVYSLAEDYPVFHVTCMTRRRDPIYVTTIVGKPPMEDAWLGKATERLFLPILKQMLPEVVDYNLPVEGGFQNLVIVSIRKRYPGQAKKVMYALWGLGHMMMLTRNVIVVDADVDVQNVRDVAWVTLNNVDAGRDLVFAPGPVDALDHAAPLPSLGTKLGIDATRKGADEGYMRQWPPDIIMSDDVKALVTRRWAEYGLSAPEPRT
- a CDS encoding STAS domain-containing protein, which codes for MLQVKLTDLGNETAARVALVGDLDDAGGKLARRQLARAVQGGRINLTIDLDKVGALNSGGLAALIATLRLARNRGGDVRVQASQPHIRRVMELTGLSRVFQLASAPAMASASAA